In Lysinibacillus sp. FSL M8-0337, the following proteins share a genomic window:
- a CDS encoding MFS transporter has translation MLEEKMTYFSDYSKKRFAILVLIVSISGFSQGMLLPLISIIFERDGVSSALNGLNATGLYIGTLLISPFIEQPLRRWGYKPIILIGGALVFVSLLVFPLWKSVTFWFVLRLLIGVGDHALHYATQTWITSTADHKSLGKGMAIYGLSFSTGFAVGPLMVKLIQIAEPLPFIVSSIMCLFAWSFVFLLRNEKPERLTGDMNARGWNRYKVAIVFGWIAFLGPFVYGFLESSLNALFPVYALRKGFDVDMIPIILSVFTFGGILTQVPLGALGDKIGRRNILMTGAFGGAILFSVASFLEHSPLAVAIVFFFAGTLVGSMFSLGITYMADLTPKELLPTGNLLCGIALSIGSLTGPFLGGVYLEFVKNYSFLLLVALLLLTVAIVLMIFGKHKKKRPVTV, from the coding sequence ATGTTGGAGGAAAAAATGACTTACTTCTCAGATTACAGCAAAAAAAGGTTTGCAATCCTAGTGTTAATTGTATCTATATCAGGGTTTTCACAAGGAATGCTACTGCCACTTATTTCTATTATTTTTGAACGTGACGGTGTATCCTCTGCATTAAATGGTTTAAATGCGACAGGTCTATACATAGGAACTTTATTAATCTCACCGTTTATCGAACAACCTTTACGAAGATGGGGCTACAAACCAATTATTTTAATAGGTGGTGCACTTGTATTTGTCTCACTCCTTGTATTTCCTTTATGGAAAAGTGTTACATTTTGGTTCGTGTTGCGTTTGCTGATCGGTGTAGGCGATCATGCGCTACATTATGCAACTCAAACATGGATTACAAGCACAGCTGATCATAAAAGTTTAGGGAAAGGCATGGCTATTTATGGGTTGTCTTTTAGCACAGGTTTTGCGGTAGGGCCATTGATGGTAAAGCTTATACAAATTGCTGAACCATTGCCGTTTATTGTGTCGTCGATTATGTGCTTATTTGCATGGTCATTTGTATTTTTATTACGCAACGAGAAGCCAGAGCGTCTAACCGGTGATATGAATGCAAGAGGATGGAATCGCTATAAGGTGGCTATTGTATTTGGGTGGATTGCATTTTTAGGCCCTTTTGTTTACGGTTTTTTAGAATCGTCGTTAAATGCTTTATTTCCAGTATACGCCTTGCGTAAAGGTTTTGATGTGGATATGATTCCCATTATTTTATCGGTCTTTACCTTTGGAGGTATTTTAACGCAAGTTCCTCTTGGCGCACTGGGCGATAAAATTGGACGGCGAAATATCTTGATGACTGGAGCATTTGGAGGAGCTATCCTTTTTAGTGTGGCCAGTTTTTTAGAGCATTCACCATTAGCGGTAGCAATCGTATTTTTCTTTGCAGGTACATTGGTTGGTTCGATGTTTTCTCTTGGAATTACATACATGGCGGATTTAACGCCGAAAGAACTATTACCGACTGGCAACTTACTTTGTGGAATTGCCTTAAGCATCGGTAGTTTAACAGGACCGTTTTTAGGCGGGGTTTATTTAGAGTTTGTAAAAAATTATAGCTTCCTTTTACTTGTGGCGTTGCTCTTACTAACTGTGGCAATCGTTTTAATGATATTCGGGAAACATAAAAAAAAGCGACCAGTGACGGTTTAA
- a CDS encoding SE1561 family protein, which yields MSKPITDKEQQVTYLKERLEMFLEVLDAIDPETTELQDIDRLIEMMDDLEEKMEQFNAREQ from the coding sequence ATGTCAAAGCCAATCACTGATAAAGAGCAACAAGTAACTTACTTAAAAGAACGTCTTGAAATGTTTTTAGAAGTATTAGATGCCATCGACCCAGAAACGACTGAATTACAGGATATTGATCGTCTAATTGAAATGATGGATGATTTAGAAGAGAAAATGGAGCAATTCAACGCTCGTGAACAATAA
- a CDS encoding YwqG family protein: protein MSETISLKLPKEVESYRNIIEGTMSPVVVMEAHEKETTLFASKLAGNPYFPLTMEYPKNEEQQPLKLLAQINFADVPKHVPHFPEQGILQFYIDGYDDVLGMDFDNGKNQAGFRVIFHDTIIDDESQLVQDFSFIENEDEEMYFPVEKELALSFKAKFEPLSMGDFRSDEKYASLLAAIEEDEELADVLYDVLSGAGHKMGGYPFFTQDDPRAYGDYNDSTTLLLQIDSEGDHILWGDCGVGNFFITEEELKNKDFSQVVYNWDCH, encoded by the coding sequence CAGAAACAATTTCGTTAAAGTTACCAAAGGAAGTTGAATCATATCGAAATATAATAGAAGGAACCATGAGTCCTGTTGTTGTAATGGAAGCGCATGAAAAGGAAACGACTTTATTTGCAAGTAAATTAGCAGGGAATCCATATTTTCCACTGACTATGGAATATCCTAAAAACGAGGAACAACAACCATTAAAGCTTTTAGCACAAATTAATTTTGCGGATGTTCCTAAGCACGTGCCTCATTTCCCAGAGCAGGGGATATTGCAATTTTATATTGACGGTTATGATGATGTCTTAGGGATGGATTTCGATAATGGGAAAAATCAAGCGGGTTTTCGCGTTATTTTCCACGATACAATCATTGATGATGAATCGCAACTTGTGCAAGACTTCTCATTTATCGAAAATGAGGATGAAGAAATGTATTTTCCTGTAGAGAAAGAACTGGCATTAAGCTTTAAAGCAAAATTTGAACCTTTATCAATGGGTGATTTTCGAAGCGATGAAAAGTACGCAAGTCTCTTAGCGGCTATTGAAGAAGACGAAGAATTAGCAGATGTATTGTATGATGTATTATCTGGCGCAGGGCATAAAATGGGGGGATATCCATTCTTTACACAGGATGATCCTAGAGCTTATGGCGATTATAACGATTCTACAACGTTGTTATTGCAAATAGATAGTGAAGGAGATCATATATTGTGGGGAGATTGCGGTGTTGGCAATTTCTTTATTACAGAAGAAGAGCTTAAAAATAAAGATTTTAGTCAGGTTGTTTATAATTGGGATTGTCATTAA